The genomic stretch CAGTTCCGTGACCGTCCCATCAGCCAACCGCGCGAGAAGTTCTCGTATACGCAGATCGTCGGGACCGACACCCTCGATCGGGCTGATGGCGCCGCCGAGGACGTGGTAGCGCCCGCGGAACTCGCGGGTGCGCTCGATGGCGACCACGTCCTTCGGCTCCTCCACCACGCAGATGACCGAGGGGTCACGGCGCGGGTCACGGCAGATGCCGCACAGCTCCTCCTGCGCCACGTTGCCGCACATCGCGCAGAAGCGGACCCTCGCCTTGACCTCCATGAGCGCCTGCGCGAGCCGCTTCACGTCCGTCGGCTCGGCCTGCAGGATGTGGAAGGCGATCCGCTGCGCGCTCTTGGGACCGACGCCGGGCAACCGCCCCAGCTCGTCGATGAGGTCCTGGACCACGCCTTCGTACACCGGACTGCCCTTCCCTAAGACCTTTCGGTACGTACCGTAGTTGGCCCGGACTCAGAACGGCAGACCGGGGATGCCGGTGCCGCCGCCGAGGCCCTGGGCCAGCGGGCCGAGCTTCTGCTGCTGGAGCGTCTGCGCGTTCTCGTTGGCCGCCTGTACGGCCGCCACGATCAGGTCGGCGAGGGTTTCGACCGTCTCTTCAACGGATGCAGCCTCCGGGTCCACGGCCTTCGGGTCGATCTTCAGCGCCCGCAGCTCACCGGAGCCGGTCACGGTGGCCCTCACCAGACCGCCGCCCGCCTGCCCGTCGACCTCCGTGTTCGCCAGTTCCTCCTGCGCCCGCTGGAGATCCTGCTGCATCTTCTGGGCCTGCTGGAGCAACTGCTGCATGTTGGGCTGGCCACCACCGGGGATCACGATCAGCTCCTCTACGTTCTTCTCCTTGAGCATGAGCCTACGTGGTCCGGGCCCCCGTCGCCCCGCCACTCTTTCGAGTGAGAAGTCCACGAGGCCTATACCTGATCAAGACCCTCTTCCGGGCGGAAAAGACGGGAAAGCTCCTTCTTCGCCACCCATTGGGCGGTAGGAAGGGTGCCGCGCGTCGGAATGGTGTGTCACGCTGCGTGACCGGTCGTGATCAGTGATCAGTAGGGAGTGCCGGGTGGGTCAGCCGGAGATGCAGCCCGAGGGTCCGCCACAGGACGGGCGGGGCGAGGGTGCGGCCGGGCTGCGGCCGGGCGATCTGACCGGGCGGGCCTTTCCGCTCGGGGACTGGGGGGAGCCCGCCGAGCGGCTCGACGAGCTGTACCGGTGGGTGGAGCGCGGGGCGCTGGACACGGCGTCCTGGTATCTGCGGGACCGGGTGTGGANNNNNNNNNNNNNNNNNNNNNNNNNNNNNNNNNNNNNNNNNNNNNNNNNNNNNNNNNNNNNNNNNNNNNNNNNNNNNNNNNNNNNNNNNNNNNNNNNNNNNNNNNNNNNNNNNNNNNNNNNNNNNNNNNNNNNNNNNNNNNNNNNNNNNNNNNNNNNNNNNNNNNNNNNNNNNNNNNNNNNNNNNNNNNNNNNNNNNNNNNNNNNNNNNNNNNNNNNNNNNNNNNNNNNNNNNNNNNNNNNNNNNNNNNNNNNNNNNNNNNNNNNNNNNNNNNNNNNNNNNNNNNNNNNNNNNNNNNNNNNNNNNNNNNNNNNNNNNNNNNNNNNNNNNNNNNNNNNNNNNNNNNNNNNNNNNNNNNNNNNNNNNNNNNNNNNNNNNNNNNNNNNNNNNNNNNNNNNNNNNNNNNNNNNNNNNNNNNNNNNNNNNNNNNNNNNNNNNNNNNNNNNNNNNNNNNNNNNNNNNNNNNNNNNNNNNNNNNNNNNNNNNNNNNNNNNNNNNNNNNNNNNNNNNNNNNNNNNNNNNNNNNNNNNNNNNNNNNNNNNNNNNNNNNNNNNNNNNNNNNNNNNNNNNNNNNNNNNNNNNNNNNNNNNNNNNNNNNNNNNNNNNNNNNNNNNNNNNNNNNNNNNNNNNNNNNNNNNNNNNNNNNNNNNNNNNNNNNNNNNNNNNNNNNNNNNNNNNNNNNNNNNNNNNNNNNNNNNNNNNNNNNNNNNNNNNNNNNNNNNNNNNNNNNNNNNNNNNNNNNNNNNNNNNNNNNNNNNNNNNNNNNNNNNNNNNNNNNNNNNNNNNNNNNNNNNNNNNNNNNNNNNNNNNNNNNNNNNNNNNNNNNNNNNNNNNNNNNNNNNNNNNNNNNNNNNNNNNNNNNNNNNNNNNNNNNNNNNNNNNNNNNNNNNNNNNNNNNNNNNNNNNNNNNNNNNNNNNNNNNNNNNNNNNNNNNNNNNNNNNNNNNNNNNNNNNNNNNNNNNNNNNNNNNNNNNNNNNNGGCGTCGACCGGTTCTTCGGCGTGACGTCCGGCTGGATGCGGGACGTGGCCACGGCCCAGGCGGTGCAGCGCCGCCTTCAGGCCTTGCAGTTCGACTGGGCCTCCGAGAGCATCCGGGAGGTCCTGGGCCCGGCGGAGGGCACGGCGAGCGAGGCGTCCGAGCGATGCCTCGGGGTGCTGCGGCGCTTCTCGGAGGACATCACGGAACTGGTGCGCACGGAGA from Streptomyces roseochromogenus subsp. oscitans DS 12.976 encodes the following:
- a CDS encoding YbaB/EbfC family nucleoid-associated protein, with amino-acid sequence MIPGGGQPNMQQLLQQAQKMQQDLQRAQEELANTEVDGQAGGGLVRATVTGSGELRALKIDPKAVDPEAASVEETVETLADLIVAAVQAANENAQTLQQQKLGPLAQGLGGGTGIPGLPF
- the recR gene encoding recombination mediator RecR — its product is MYEGVVQDLIDELGRLPGVGPKSAQRIAFHILQAEPTDVKRLAQALMEVKARVRFCAMCGNVAQEELCGICRDPRRDPSVICVVEEPKDVVAIERTREFRGRYHVLGGAISPIEGVGPDDLRIRELLARLADGTVTELILATDPNLEGEATATYLARMIKPMGLKVTRLASGLPVGGDLEYADEVTLGRAFEGRRLLDV
- a CDS encoding SLATT domain-containing protein, encoding MGQPEMQPEGPPQDGRGEGAAGLRPGDLTGRAFPLGDWGEPAERLDELYRWVERGALDTASWYLRDRVW
- a CDS encoding SLATT domain-containing protein, with amino-acid sequence GVDRFFGVTSGWMRDVATAQAVQRRLQALQFDWASESIREVLGPAEGTASEASERCLGVLRRFSEDITELVRTETTDWMVEFRTGTAPLGIQAAVTYVPRQDAAGSGGRFPLPPANGTRPNMPRQRPPEPR